The following are encoded together in the Pempheris klunzingeri isolate RE-2024b chromosome 24, fPemKlu1.hap1, whole genome shotgun sequence genome:
- the LOC139223678 gene encoding ETS translocation variant 5-like isoform X1: protein MDGFYDQQVPFVVPESKCHIEEGERCLSDRKRKFMETELAQDTEELFQDLIQLQEIWIAEAQVPDDEQFVPDFQSNNLMFQGPPVKVKREPSPSKDMSPCRTPQADMCLYSYSACNNTPAGLKALSPASTPVQPSSILSAGLPPIQRQLQPPSRQLTNNCLPSLVPAVSPSHHHNIPQTNQDQQFALPHPPIICPSTSFSREKRFQRQLSEPCLSFLPLEKTMNTLYQPSDHDSRPLYQRHLSEPLVPHGPQGFKQERIDPRYPETGLAGRVVARPLTAFNQVTIKQEPRDFGFDLGFGHDREPHLYYDDACVVPERVEAGKVKQEGLPYQRRGSLQLWQFLLTLLDNPANGHLILWTGRNMEFKLIDPEEVARLWGLQKNRPAMNYDKLSRSLRYYYEKGIMQKVAGERYVYKFVCNPDALFSMAFPDNQRPSLKADPDTLLPPNEEDTHTLPSYEEEGPYLAEGGEQYIHGLTFPDSFPY from the exons ATGGACGGCTTTTACGACCAGCAGGTCCCTTTTGTTGTCCCAGAGAGT AAATGTCACatagaggaaggagagagatgtCTCAGTGACCGGAAAAGGAAGTTCATGGAGACAGAGCTGGCTCAGGACACAGAGG AGCTCTTCCAAGATCTGATTCAGCTCCAGGAAATATGGATTGCAGAAG CTCAGGTTCCTGATGACGAGCAGTTTGTCCCAGATTTCCAGTCAAATAACT tgatGTTTCAAGGACCGCCTGTCAAAGTGAAGCGAGAGCCCAGCCCGTCTAAAGACATGTCTCCCTGCAGAACACCTCAAGCTGACATGTGCCTTTATAGTTACAG tgCCTGTAACAACACGCCAGCTGGACTCAAAGCTCTTTCTCCAGCCTCCACACCTGTACAGCCCAGTTCCATCCTTTCTGCTGGACTTCCACCCATACAAAGGCAGTTACAACCTCCTTCCCGGCAGCTGACCAATAATTGCCTCCCAAGCCTTGTACCTGCCGTGagcccctcccaccaccacaaCATCCCACAGACTAACCAAGACCAGCAGTTTGCTCTGCCTCATCCCCCCATCATCTGCCCCAGTACATCCTTTAGCAGAGAAAAAAG ATTTCAGCGTCAGCTCTCCGAGCcctgcttgtctttcctccctctggAGAAAACGATGAACACGCTGTACCAACCCTCAGACCATGATAGCCGACCGCTGTACCAGCGCCACCTTTCGGAGCCCCTGGTTCCCCATGGCCCCCAAGGTTTCAAACAGGAGCGGATCGATCCACGATACCCAGAGACGGGGCTCGCTGGACGAGTAGTGGCCCGGCCCCTGACTGCCTTCAACCAAGTCACAATCAAACAAGAGCCAAGAGACTTTGGCTTTGACTTAG GGTTTGGTCATGACAGAGAGCCACATTTGTACTATGACGACGCCTGTGTTGTGCCAGAAAGAGTGGAAG CAGGCAAAGTGAAGCAGGAGGGTTTGCCGTACCAGCGCCGAGGTTCTCTGCAGCTCTGGCAGTTCCTGCTCACACTGCTGGACAACCCAGCCAATGGACACCTGATTCTCTGGACAGGACGCAACATGGAGTTTAAATTAATTGATCCGGAAGAG GTGGCTCGGCTCTGGGGGCTCCAAAAGAATCGACCAGCCATGAACTACGACAAACTGAGCCGCTCACTGAGGTACTACTACGAGAAGGGCATCATGCAGAAG GTGGCTGGAGAAAGGTATGTTTACAAGTTTGTATGCAACCCCGACGCACTTTTCTCCATGGCTTTCCCAGACAACCAGAGGCCAAGTCTGAAAGCTGACCCCGACACCCTCCTGCCTCCCAATGAGGAGGACACCCACACCCTTCCCAGCTATGAGGAGGAGGGCCCATATCTGGCTGAAGGAGGGGAGCAGTACATCCATGGACTGACTTTCCCTGACAGCTTCCCTTACTAG
- the LOC139223678 gene encoding ETS translocation variant 5-like isoform X2: MDGFYDQQVPFVVPESKCHIEEGERCLSDRKRKFMETELAQDTEELFQDLIQLQEIWIAEAQVPDDEQFVPDFQSNNLMFQGPPVKVKREPSPSKDMSPCRTPQADMCLYSYSACNNTPAGLKALSPASTPVQPSSILSAGLPPIQRQLQPPSRQLTNNCLPSLVPAVSPSHHHNIPQTNQDQQFALPHPPIICPSTSFSREKRFQRQLSEPCLSFLPLEKTMNTLYQPSDHDSRPLYQRHLSEPLVPHGPQGFKQERIDPRYPETGLAGRVVARPLTAFNQVTIKQEPRDFGFDLGFGHDREPHLYYDDACVVPERVEGKVKQEGLPYQRRGSLQLWQFLLTLLDNPANGHLILWTGRNMEFKLIDPEEVARLWGLQKNRPAMNYDKLSRSLRYYYEKGIMQKVAGERYVYKFVCNPDALFSMAFPDNQRPSLKADPDTLLPPNEEDTHTLPSYEEEGPYLAEGGEQYIHGLTFPDSFPY; the protein is encoded by the exons ATGGACGGCTTTTACGACCAGCAGGTCCCTTTTGTTGTCCCAGAGAGT AAATGTCACatagaggaaggagagagatgtCTCAGTGACCGGAAAAGGAAGTTCATGGAGACAGAGCTGGCTCAGGACACAGAGG AGCTCTTCCAAGATCTGATTCAGCTCCAGGAAATATGGATTGCAGAAG CTCAGGTTCCTGATGACGAGCAGTTTGTCCCAGATTTCCAGTCAAATAACT tgatGTTTCAAGGACCGCCTGTCAAAGTGAAGCGAGAGCCCAGCCCGTCTAAAGACATGTCTCCCTGCAGAACACCTCAAGCTGACATGTGCCTTTATAGTTACAG tgCCTGTAACAACACGCCAGCTGGACTCAAAGCTCTTTCTCCAGCCTCCACACCTGTACAGCCCAGTTCCATCCTTTCTGCTGGACTTCCACCCATACAAAGGCAGTTACAACCTCCTTCCCGGCAGCTGACCAATAATTGCCTCCCAAGCCTTGTACCTGCCGTGagcccctcccaccaccacaaCATCCCACAGACTAACCAAGACCAGCAGTTTGCTCTGCCTCATCCCCCCATCATCTGCCCCAGTACATCCTTTAGCAGAGAAAAAAG ATTTCAGCGTCAGCTCTCCGAGCcctgcttgtctttcctccctctggAGAAAACGATGAACACGCTGTACCAACCCTCAGACCATGATAGCCGACCGCTGTACCAGCGCCACCTTTCGGAGCCCCTGGTTCCCCATGGCCCCCAAGGTTTCAAACAGGAGCGGATCGATCCACGATACCCAGAGACGGGGCTCGCTGGACGAGTAGTGGCCCGGCCCCTGACTGCCTTCAACCAAGTCACAATCAAACAAGAGCCAAGAGACTTTGGCTTTGACTTAG GGTTTGGTCATGACAGAGAGCCACATTTGTACTATGACGACGCCTGTGTTGTGCCAGAAAGAGTGGAAG GCAAAGTGAAGCAGGAGGGTTTGCCGTACCAGCGCCGAGGTTCTCTGCAGCTCTGGCAGTTCCTGCTCACACTGCTGGACAACCCAGCCAATGGACACCTGATTCTCTGGACAGGACGCAACATGGAGTTTAAATTAATTGATCCGGAAGAG GTGGCTCGGCTCTGGGGGCTCCAAAAGAATCGACCAGCCATGAACTACGACAAACTGAGCCGCTCACTGAGGTACTACTACGAGAAGGGCATCATGCAGAAG GTGGCTGGAGAAAGGTATGTTTACAAGTTTGTATGCAACCCCGACGCACTTTTCTCCATGGCTTTCCCAGACAACCAGAGGCCAAGTCTGAAAGCTGACCCCGACACCCTCCTGCCTCCCAATGAGGAGGACACCCACACCCTTCCCAGCTATGAGGAGGAGGGCCCATATCTGGCTGAAGGAGGGGAGCAGTACATCCATGGACTGACTTTCCCTGACAGCTTCCCTTACTAG